The following proteins come from a genomic window of Legionella cherrii:
- a CDS encoding c-type cytochrome → MGSLLLRKLIVTATLAVLGMAGQLLHAENAAPAQQKLQIHDGYYPVYPPTAPATGEQQSLIERGEYLSKIGDCISCHTNVKAGTPAYAGGLPIETPFGTFYSPNITPDKETGIGNWTEKDFIRALKEGRDPKGRNYFPVFPYIYFSKITDDDARALYAYFMSLPPVNLPNKSLPFPFNVPGSRFTLWGWNLLFFFPEGHGFQYEKGRSPEWNRGKYIVDGLGHCSMCHTPLNPFGAPKNRYYLTGGFINGYWAPNITKYGLETATHEQVTDVFKYNKLINNAGPVAGPMAEVNHNSLMYLTDADRMAIATYLKTVASEEPLGLPPSHEPPSLDRGKQVYFTACVICHQDGVMGAPLIGNAAGWYERLKTSGLTGLYHHAINGFNSMPYKGACVTCSDNDIISAVDYLLNESLTRTELENLKSGGAEKYPASGEAVYNENCAACHNDGKNGAPKIGDKEAWKSLIAKNMDVLIENTVNGKGHPKKGGCKQCTTNEVIEAIKFMVSKSKSEGNYSLW, encoded by the coding sequence GTGGGCTCTTTGTTACTAAGAAAGCTAATTGTCACTGCAACTTTGGCCGTACTTGGCATGGCAGGTCAATTATTACATGCAGAAAATGCTGCACCGGCTCAACAGAAATTACAAATTCATGATGGATATTATCCTGTTTATCCACCTACGGCTCCAGCTACTGGCGAGCAACAAAGTTTAATTGAGCGCGGGGAGTATTTATCAAAGATAGGCGATTGTATTTCCTGTCATACCAATGTAAAAGCAGGGACACCTGCCTATGCCGGTGGATTGCCTATAGAAACTCCATTCGGGACTTTTTATAGCCCTAATATCACTCCGGATAAAGAAACTGGGATTGGTAACTGGACAGAGAAAGACTTTATTCGCGCCCTTAAAGAAGGTCGGGATCCTAAAGGGAGAAACTATTTTCCTGTATTCCCTTATATTTATTTTTCTAAAATAACGGATGATGATGCGCGTGCTCTATATGCCTATTTTATGAGCTTGCCTCCAGTTAATTTACCAAATAAATCATTACCTTTCCCATTTAATGTCCCGGGATCTCGGTTTACTCTGTGGGGATGGAACTTATTATTCTTCTTCCCTGAAGGTCATGGATTTCAATATGAAAAAGGCCGCTCTCCTGAATGGAATCGAGGAAAATATATTGTAGATGGTCTAGGACATTGCAGTATGTGCCATACCCCTTTAAATCCATTTGGCGCACCGAAGAACAGATATTATTTGACCGGTGGATTTATCAATGGCTATTGGGCACCAAATATCACCAAGTATGGATTAGAGACTGCAACTCATGAGCAAGTTACCGATGTCTTCAAATACAATAAGTTGATAAATAATGCTGGTCCTGTAGCTGGGCCTATGGCAGAAGTAAATCATAATAGTTTGATGTACTTAACTGATGCAGATAGGATGGCTATTGCTACCTATCTGAAAACAGTAGCCAGTGAAGAGCCTTTAGGTCTACCACCTTCTCATGAACCTCCTTCGCTCGATCGTGGAAAACAGGTTTACTTCACGGCATGTGTTATTTGTCACCAAGATGGCGTAATGGGTGCACCTTTAATTGGTAACGCAGCAGGTTGGTATGAGCGATTAAAAACAAGTGGCTTAACAGGCTTGTATCACCATGCGATTAATGGTTTTAACTCAATGCCGTACAAAGGGGCGTGTGTCACTTGTTCTGATAACGACATCATTTCAGCGGTTGACTACCTACTGAATGAGTCATTAACTCGTACGGAGTTAGAAAATCTAAAGTCAGGTGGTGCAGAAAAATATCCTGCAAGTGGAGAGGCCGTTTATAACGAAAACTGTGCGGCTTGCCATAATGACGGAAAAAATGGTGCGCCTAAAATTGGTGATAAAGAGGCATGGAAATCCCTGATAGCAAAAAACATGGATGTATTGATTGAGAATACTGTCAATGGGAAAGGCCATCCGAAAAAAGGCGGCTGTAAGCAATGCACTACCAATGAAGTAATTGAGGCAATTAAGTTTATGGTCAGTAAATCTAAATCCGAAGGAAACTACTCATTGTGGTAG
- a CDS encoding LysE/ArgO family amino acid transporter, with translation MFVYLDGLLLGLSLIIALGPQNVFLIKQGAQKNHAVLSAVICFICDLILICSSIAGLHELLLVRPVLQIWMMLLGTLFLLFYSAKALANAFSKSAKNTETTYQPRTKTQIILLALGFSILNPHAIIDSLVIIGGGSSGYPNQEHIFLLGVLTSSFLWFSSLTFTARYFSDVLTKANVWKGIELLSGLLMALIGIKIGTDCLGLISEMIGKSIS, from the coding sequence ATGTTTGTTTATCTTGATGGTTTGCTTTTAGGTTTATCTTTAATTATTGCCCTCGGTCCGCAAAACGTCTTTTTGATTAAACAAGGCGCACAAAAGAATCATGCGGTGCTTTCGGCTGTTATCTGTTTTATCTGTGATCTCATTTTAATTTGTTCTAGTATTGCAGGCTTACATGAATTGTTACTCGTTCGTCCTGTTCTACAAATTTGGATGATGCTGTTAGGTACATTATTTCTCCTTTTTTATTCCGCAAAAGCATTAGCGAATGCATTTTCAAAATCAGCAAAAAATACAGAAACTACGTATCAACCACGTACCAAGACCCAAATTATTCTCCTGGCTTTAGGATTTAGCATACTAAACCCTCATGCCATTATTGATTCTCTGGTCATCATCGGTGGCGGCAGCAGCGGGTATCCCAATCAAGAACATATTTTTTTATTAGGCGTCCTCACCTCAAGCTTTCTTTGGTTCAGCTCATTAACATTTACTGCGCGATATTTTTCCGACGTCTTAACTAAAGCCAATGTGTGGAAAGGAATTGAGTTACTTAGTGGTTTATTAATGGCCTTGATAGGGATTAAGATCGGAACCGATTGTTTAGGCTTAATTTCAGAGATGATTGGAAAATCGATTTCGTAG
- a CDS encoding helix-turn-helix domain-containing protein, with protein MSIIVNLDVMMAKRKCRLKELAEAIGITEANLSILKNGKAKAIRFATLEAICAYLNCQPGDILEYHVEQQADLAAPSEESLLPFAGER; from the coding sequence GTGTCTATTATTGTTAATCTGGATGTGATGATGGCAAAACGCAAATGCAGGCTGAAGGAGTTGGCGGAGGCCATAGGAATTACTGAAGCGAATTTGTCTATTTTAAAAAACGGCAAAGCTAAAGCGATTCGCTTTGCGACATTGGAAGCAATTTGTGCTTATCTAAATTGTCAGCCTGGAGATATTCTTGAATATCATGTGGAACAACAAGCTGATTTAGCAGCGCCTAGTGAAGAGTCTCTTCTCCCGTTTGCGGGAGAGCGCTAG
- the ubiE gene encoding bifunctional demethylmenaquinone methyltransferase/2-methoxy-6-polyprenyl-1,4-benzoquinol methylase UbiE — translation MADQEKKTHFGYSTVGWDEKEQKVAEVFHSVAKNYDVMNDLMSLGIHHLWKRYTVALSQVQPGQSVLDLAGGSGDLTRLLCKKVGDSGRVVLADINSAMLHVGRNRLLDEGLYKNIDYVQGNAQCLPFADNSFHCITMGFGLRNVTDKEAALRSMYRVCKPGGKVMILEFSTPTFPGLKPIYDWYSFNILPKIGEFIAKDKSSYQYLAESIRMHPNQIKLKEMIEHAGFEDCHYDNLSGGIVALHIAYKY, via the coding sequence ATGGCTGATCAAGAAAAAAAAACTCATTTTGGTTACTCGACTGTCGGTTGGGATGAAAAAGAACAGAAGGTCGCTGAGGTTTTCCATTCCGTAGCCAAAAACTATGATGTGATGAATGACTTAATGTCTTTAGGCATCCATCATCTTTGGAAGCGCTATACTGTAGCCTTAAGCCAAGTACAACCCGGACAGTCTGTCTTAGACTTGGCGGGAGGCAGTGGCGATTTAACGCGATTATTATGTAAAAAGGTTGGTGATTCGGGTCGAGTTGTTCTTGCGGATATCAATTCGGCCATGCTTCATGTGGGGAGAAATCGCTTATTAGACGAAGGCTTATATAAAAACATTGATTATGTACAAGGTAATGCCCAATGCCTGCCTTTTGCTGATAATAGCTTTCATTGTATTACCATGGGTTTTGGCTTGAGAAACGTCACCGATAAAGAAGCAGCACTGCGCTCGATGTATCGTGTATGCAAACCCGGCGGGAAAGTGATGATTCTTGAGTTTTCAACGCCCACCTTTCCCGGACTAAAACCGATTTATGACTGGTATTCGTTTAATATTTTACCTAAAATAGGAGAATTTATTGCGAAGGACAAATCCAGTTATCAATACCTTGCTGAATCGATACGCATGCACCCCAATCAAATCAAACTTAAAGAAATGATTGAACATGCAGGATTTGAAGACTGCCACTATGACAATCTCAGCGGTGGCATAGTTGCCTTGCACATTGCCTATAAATATTGA
- a CDS encoding ubiquinone biosynthesis accessory factor UbiJ, which translates to MLKKYSLKALQMAINKAAKLDEQMPVKLKALDNKTLEMIISPLNVNFFILFKDGEIILLDCYDKEADTIIHSNPLGLIRLSLLPASKARSLFNDKIRMTGDTELGQQVKKLFDEMDIDWEGHLAHFTGDVVAHQIGAFVRKGISLKKKIEESMRQNVSEYVQEELRVIPTKYELEDFFSEVDELSLSVERLQAHVNQLISRYEIN; encoded by the coding sequence ATGTTAAAAAAATACTCCTTAAAGGCTCTCCAAATGGCCATTAATAAAGCAGCCAAATTGGATGAACAGATGCCAGTCAAGCTAAAAGCGCTTGATAACAAAACTCTTGAGATGATAATAAGCCCTTTAAATGTTAATTTTTTTATACTTTTTAAAGACGGTGAAATCATCTTGCTTGATTGTTATGATAAAGAAGCAGACACCATCATTCACAGCAATCCTTTGGGTTTAATTCGCCTAAGTTTATTACCCGCATCGAAAGCACGATCGTTGTTTAACGATAAAATTCGTATGACTGGAGATACTGAATTAGGGCAACAAGTAAAAAAGCTATTTGATGAGATGGATATTGATTGGGAAGGACATCTGGCTCACTTTACCGGAGATGTGGTGGCACATCAAATTGGTGCTTTTGTACGTAAAGGAATCTCCCTAAAAAAGAAAATTGAAGAATCCATGCGGCAAAATGTGTCCGAATATGTTCAAGAAGAGTTACGCGTGATTCCCACTAAATATGAATTGGAAGATTTTTTTTCCGAGGTCGATGAGTTATCTTTAAGCGTTGAGCGCCTTCAGGCTCATGTCAATCAACTAATAAGCCGCTATGAAATCAATTAA
- a CDS encoding DUF2975 domain-containing protein: MKKIKNTSHILYLLFRNLCWFIPLTTSCLILFKFDWMCHIGAWSSLISAEKIYDPSHFSWLHRSVLLAIEWMPLTITVLICHKLAKLFRLFEKGYLFEEENIKLIKQVSIYMILGELVQLFYQPLMTAALTFNNPKGERIASITLNSANLSTLITAFIILVASWIIQEAHQLKSETQLTI, translated from the coding sequence ATGAAAAAAATAAAAAACACCAGTCATATTTTGTATCTGCTATTTCGTAATCTTTGTTGGTTTATCCCACTCACGACCAGCTGCTTAATCTTATTTAAATTCGATTGGATGTGTCATATTGGGGCCTGGTCTTCCTTAATTTCTGCAGAAAAAATCTATGATCCTTCGCATTTTTCTTGGTTGCATCGGAGTGTCTTGTTGGCGATTGAGTGGATGCCGCTGACAATTACGGTCTTAATCTGCCATAAGCTGGCTAAATTGTTCAGGCTTTTTGAAAAAGGCTATTTGTTTGAAGAGGAAAATATCAAATTAATTAAACAGGTAAGTATTTATATGATTTTAGGTGAATTGGTGCAGTTATTTTATCAACCCTTAATGACAGCAGCACTCACCTTTAATAACCCTAAAGGAGAACGTATCGCCAGTATTACCTTAAATTCAGCAAATTTGTCCACCTTAATTACCGCATTTATTATTTTGGTAGCTTCCTGGATTATTCAAGAAGCACATCAGCTAAAATCTGAAACCCAATTAACAATTTAA
- the ubiB gene encoding ubiquinone biosynthesis regulatory protein kinase UbiB, which yields MKSIKKLIRLIHINYILAKNGLDNVVVSLRLFAPLRFIVYLNPWNWFRKEHLTHGAALRKSLEELGPIFIKFGQALSTRPDILPPDIALELSKLQDKVPPFPSEQAMAIIEKAYGLSPYEVFAEFDSIPLASASMAQVHAATLKTGEDVIVKVLRPNMRRIIEQDLSIMHTIAKWADRYWPEMRRLKPKEIVTEFEHTLLDELDLLREAANAAQLRRNFENSPILYIPEIYWDYSRTNVMVLERIHGIPVSDINSLQAHGIDIKKLAERGVEIFFTQVFRDCFFHADMHPGNIFVSYKNPKDPQYICIDFGIMGTLNDNDKRYLAENLLAFFNRDYRRVAELHVESGWVARTTRVEEFESGIRTVCEPIFERPLKDISFAQVVLRLFQVARRFHMEVQPQLVLLQKTLLAVEGLGRQLYPDLDLWTTAKPFLEKWVRDQIGPKAFFTQLKHNLPFFAEQLPNMPKLLFDFLELKKEELIINKERANAQPENEKPAVQWNSIAMGAGLSFLLVSLLDYLHLIHHKQLAPLALTGAILTGLFVLINRNARN from the coding sequence ATGAAATCAATTAAAAAGCTCATTCGTCTTATTCACATTAACTATATTCTGGCTAAAAACGGGCTGGATAATGTAGTGGTGTCATTAAGATTGTTTGCACCCTTGCGCTTCATTGTTTATTTAAATCCTTGGAATTGGTTTCGCAAGGAGCATTTAACCCATGGCGCGGCACTTCGTAAGTCTTTGGAGGAGCTTGGGCCTATTTTCATTAAATTTGGCCAAGCACTCTCTACCCGGCCCGATATTTTACCTCCAGATATCGCCCTTGAACTCAGCAAACTACAGGATAAAGTACCTCCTTTTCCCAGCGAGCAAGCAATGGCCATTATTGAAAAAGCCTATGGCTTGTCCCCCTACGAAGTCTTTGCTGAATTTGATTCCATACCCTTGGCATCCGCTTCAATGGCACAAGTCCATGCAGCAACCTTAAAAACAGGTGAAGACGTAATTGTTAAAGTACTACGGCCTAATATGCGACGCATTATTGAGCAAGACTTAAGCATTATGCACACTATCGCCAAATGGGCGGATCGCTATTGGCCTGAAATGAGACGTTTAAAACCCAAGGAAATTGTAACAGAGTTTGAACATACCCTACTCGATGAACTTGATTTATTAAGAGAAGCTGCGAATGCAGCTCAATTAAGAAGAAACTTCGAGAATTCTCCGATTTTATACATTCCTGAAATATATTGGGATTATTCTCGTACCAATGTGATGGTGCTGGAGCGAATCCATGGCATCCCCGTATCAGATATTAATAGTTTACAGGCACATGGAATAGATATAAAAAAACTCGCTGAACGTGGCGTAGAAATTTTCTTTACCCAGGTATTCCGTGACTGTTTTTTTCATGCAGACATGCATCCAGGAAATATTTTTGTCTCCTACAAAAATCCCAAAGACCCCCAATATATTTGCATTGACTTTGGCATCATGGGCACCTTAAATGACAATGACAAGCGCTATTTAGCTGAAAATCTCCTCGCTTTTTTTAATCGCGACTACCGACGGGTGGCCGAACTGCATGTTGAATCAGGTTGGGTTGCTCGTACTACGCGTGTTGAAGAATTCGAAAGTGGGATTCGTACTGTTTGTGAACCTATTTTTGAACGACCTTTAAAAGACATTTCATTTGCACAAGTCGTGTTGCGCCTTTTTCAGGTTGCAAGGCGTTTCCATATGGAAGTACAACCCCAACTGGTTTTATTGCAAAAGACTTTATTGGCCGTAGAGGGCCTAGGGCGTCAACTCTATCCCGATTTAGATTTGTGGACCACGGCTAAGCCTTTTCTGGAAAAATGGGTAAGAGATCAAATAGGACCCAAAGCATTCTTCACCCAATTAAAGCATAATCTTCCCTTTTTCGCAGAACAATTACCGAATATGCCAAAACTGCTCTTTGATTTTCTAGAGCTTAAAAAAGAAGAATTAATAATAAATAAAGAGCGCGCCAACGCGCAGCCAGAAAATGAAAAGCCAGCAGTACAATGGAATAGCATAGCAATGGGTGCAGGACTTTCTTTCCTTTTAGTTAGCCTGCTCGACTATTTGCATCTTATCCACCACAAGCAGCTTGCTCCTCTTGCTTTAACTGGAGCCATTTTAACGGGTCTGTTTGTACTTATTAACCGCAACGCGAGGAACTAA
- a CDS encoding DUF1841 family protein: MFYGDTIQETRQLFFSSWEKYQHKKLLSPLENEIVQVILAHPEYHKMLENQDKFQQHTYFPESGEPNPFLHMGLHLAIREQIATDRPSGIHLIYKNLVKKYNDSLVVEHLMMEQLAECLWLSQKNKLPPDETHYLQALADL, encoded by the coding sequence ATGTTTTACGGCGATACTATCCAAGAGACAAGGCAACTATTTTTTTCCAGTTGGGAAAAATACCAGCATAAAAAATTGTTGTCCCCTTTAGAAAATGAGATTGTCCAAGTGATATTAGCCCATCCTGAATATCACAAGATGTTAGAGAATCAAGATAAATTTCAACAACACACTTATTTCCCTGAATCAGGAGAGCCCAATCCATTTCTGCACATGGGACTTCATCTGGCAATTAGGGAGCAAATAGCTACGGATCGCCCAAGCGGTATTCATCTTATCTATAAGAATTTAGTCAAAAAATATAATGACTCTTTGGTAGTTGAGCATTTAATGATGGAACAATTAGCCGAATGCTTATGGCTTTCACAGAAAAATAAACTCCCTCCTGATGAAACACATTACTTACAGGCTTTAGCTGACCTTTGA